TAGACGTCGGCGTCGGTCCGCAGCACCTCGTCGAGCAGGAAGTCCCCGGCGCCTCCGCACACCGCGACCCGACGCACGCGCCGCTGCGGGTCGCCGGCCACCCGGACGCCGTGGTGGGTCGTCGGCAGCGCCGTGGCGACCACCCCGGCGAACTCCTCCAGGGTCATCGGCGTGATCGTCCCGATCCGGCCGCTGCCGGTCACCGCGGCACGGGTGTCGATACCGGGCGCGACCTCGACGACGTCGTACGCCGGCTCCTCGTAGGGATGCGCCGCGCGCAGCGCCGCGACGACGGCGCGGCGCCGGTCGCGGGGCAGCACGACCTCGATACGCGTCTCGTCGACCTCGGCGATCTCGCCGACCGTGCCGATCGTCGGGTCGGCCCCCTCGAGCGGACGGAAGCGGCCCTGCCCGCGGGAGGAGAAGGACGCGAAGTCGTAGTCGCCGATCGCGCCGGCCCCGGCCTCGGCGAGGGCCGCCCGGACGACGGCGGCCGCGTCGAGCGGGACGTAGACCGTGAGCTTGTCGACCCGCTGGCCCTCCCCCGGCACGATCGGCGCCTGGTCGGCGAGTCCCAGCGCGGTGGCCAGCGACTCCGAGACACCACCGACCGCGTGGTCGGCGTTGGTGTGGGCGGTCAGCAGCGCACAGCCGGCCTCGACGAGGGTCGCCAGGGTGCGGCCCTTGGGGGTGGTCGCGGCGAAGCCGTGGACCCCCTTGAGGAACAGCGGGTGGTGGACGACCAGCAGGTCCGCACCCCAGTCGGCCGCCTCGGCCGCCACCTCGGCGGTGACGTCGACGGCGAGCATGACCTTGCGCACGTCGTGCTCGGGGTTGCCCCACACGAGCCCGACGGCGTCCCAGGACTCGGCCGTGTGCGGGGGGTACCAGGCGTGGAGGAGATCGGTGACGTCTTGCAGGCGGGGCACCGGATCACCCTAGAGGCAGCTGTGCCTACGCTTCCCGCATGCTTCTCATCTGGGGCTTCAAGTCCTACGTCACCCTCCTCGCCTCCGGCAACCTGGTCTGCGCTCGCTGCGGCAACCCGGCGGCCCACCGGCTGCACCAGCTGCGGAAGAAGTTCACGTTCTTCTGGATCCCGCTGTTCGCGACCTCCACCAGGTTCTTCCTCGACTGCACGTTCTGCGGCCAGCAGACCAAGCTGACCAAGGAGGAGGCCGACCAGTGCGCCGAGCGTCTCAACGCCGCGCACCCGGCACCCCAGCAGCAGCCGCTGCCGTCGTACGAGCAGCAGCCGCTGCCGTCGTACGAGCAGCAGCCGCCCCAGGCCTGACCGCCCGACCCGCCTCGACGCCGGTCGAGGAGGTTGCGCTAGCAACCGTCTCGAGACCATCCGACCGCCACCGCGCGGTCAGACTGGGCGGATCCTGCGGTCGCGTGGTCTCGAGACAGGCGCGGGCACCTTCCTCGACCACCGGTCAGTTGATCTGGCGGTCGCGACCCTCCCAGTACGGCGCCCGCAGCTTGAACTTCTGCAGCTTGCCGGTGGCGGTGCGGGCGAGCTCGTCGCGGAACTCGATCGACGTCGGCGCCTTGTAGCCGGCCGCCTTGTCCTTGCACCAGGCGATCAGGTCGGCCTCGGTGGCCTCCTCGCCCGGAGCCAGCACGACCAGGGCCTTGATGGTCTCGCCCCACTTCTCGTCGGGCACGCCGATCACGGCGACCTCGGCGACGGCGGGGTGGGAGAACAGCACGTCCTCGACCTCGATCGAGGAGACGTTCTCGCCGCCGGTGATGATGACGTCCTTCTTGCGGTCCTGGATGGTGACGTAGCCGTCGTCGCCGATGACCGCCCCGTCGCCGGTGTGGAACCAGCCGCCGGCCAGGGCCCGGGCCGACTCCTCCGGCTGCTCCCAGTAGCCCTCGAGCACCACGTTGGACCGGGCCAGCAGCTCTCCCCCCGCCGTGGGCTCGCCGTCGGCGTCGGTCGACCCGTCCGACACCGACAGCCGTACGCCGAGCGCGGGCGCCCCCGCACGGGTCAGCTTTTGGGCTCGCTCCTCGGGGCTCAGGTCGTCCCACTCCGCGCGCGAGCGGTTGACGGTGAGCAGCGGCGAGGTCTCGGTGAGCCCGTAGATCTGGATGAACTCCCAACCGAGCTCGGCCTCGACCCGGGCGACGGTCTTGGTCGGCGGCGGCGCCCCGGCCATGATGATGCGCACGGTGTCGCGCCCCGGGATCTCCCCCTCCCAGGACTGGGCGGCCTCCAGCACCGCGGCCGCCACGGCGGGAGCCGCGCACATCACGGTCACCCCGTGGTCGCGGACCCGGCGCAGGATCTCCGCGCCGTCGACCTTGCGCAGCACGACGTGCTTGACGCCGAGCCCGGTCATCGCGAAGGGCATCCCCCAGCCGTTGGCGTGGAACATCGGCAGCGTGTGGAGGTAGACGTCGCGGTCGGTGACCCCGGCGT
The Nocardioides plantarum genome window above contains:
- a CDS encoding Nif3-like dinuclear metal center hexameric protein, producing MPRLQDVTDLLHAWYPPHTAESWDAVGLVWGNPEHDVRKVMLAVDVTAEVAAEAADWGADLLVVHHPLFLKGVHGFAATTPKGRTLATLVEAGCALLTAHTNADHAVGGVSESLATALGLADQAPIVPGEGQRVDKLTVYVPLDAAAVVRAALAEAGAGAIGDYDFASFSSRGQGRFRPLEGADPTIGTVGEIAEVDETRIEVVLPRDRRRAVVAALRAAHPYEEPAYDVVEVAPGIDTRAAVTGSGRIGTITPMTLEEFAGVVATALPTTHHGVRVAGDPQRRVRRVAVCGGAGDFLLDEVLRTDADVYVTSDLRHHPTAEFVEKGGPALVDVAHWAAEWTWLPVLSARLGTELGDSVQTRVSELVTDPWTMRL
- a CDS encoding zinc-ribbon domain-containing protein; translation: MLLIWGFKSYVTLLASGNLVCARCGNPAAHRLHQLRKKFTFFWIPLFATSTRFFLDCTFCGQQTKLTKEEADQCAERLNAAHPAPQQQPLPSYEQQPLPSYEQQPPQA
- a CDS encoding AMP-binding protein, coding for MLVPLTVRDFIDRAVQVYGERVGVVDEPDQPASSLGDLSYAELGRLARRQAVRLDELGIEVGDRVAVVSHNSARLLTSFFGVVASGRVLVPVNFRLRPDEVRYIVEHSGARVLYVDPELDEVLADVGAEHRFVLGDDEDLFADGEDAQPRPWEPDENATATINYTSGTTARPKGVQITHRNIWTNAVTFALHAGVTDRDVYLHTLPMFHANGWGMPFAMTGLGVKHVVLRKVDGAEILRRVRDHGVTVMCAAPAVAAAVLEAAQSWEGEIPGRDTVRIIMAGAPPPTKTVARVEAELGWEFIQIYGLTETSPLLTVNRSRAEWDDLSPEERAQKLTRAGAPALGVRLSVSDGSTDADGEPTAGGELLARSNVVLEGYWEQPEESARALAGGWFHTGDGAVIGDDGYVTIQDRKKDVIITGGENVSSIEVEDVLFSHPAVAEVAVIGVPDEKWGETIKALVVLAPGEEATEADLIAWCKDKAAGYKAPTSIEFRDELARTATGKLQKFKLRAPYWEGRDRQIN